The Papaver somniferum cultivar HN1 chromosome 6, ASM357369v1, whole genome shotgun sequence genome segment CATCTACTTTATCCAAACAATTCATGTCCATCAAAATGGtacaatccaaaatactcaacagGAGTTAAAGCAACAGGAGTTACAGGACTAGAAAAAGTTGTGCATGCCATATCAATAATATGGCTGGAAACTAACAACCTACAATGATACACCTTGGGAATGAACGCAACATGTACATCTGCTTAACAATGTATGGTTACAGGGCAAACATCTATGGGTTACTCGTAATATATCATGACTCGTAATATATCAGTCCCCTAATTAAAAGATATTTGTAGTCAGGATCCATAGTCCCATGGATTACTCGTAATATATCAGTCCCCTAATTAAAAGATATTTGTAGTCATGGATTACTCgggaaggtgtttgtgattaattttctatctttcctatcggagatataaatctcaagccaattttacaattgcactcaatcatgatagaaacaacaagatcagatcacgcaactacaaagaaaatagttgggtctggcttcgcaatcccaatgaagtcttcaagtcgttaacctacagggtctcgagaagaaaccaaaggttaaaggagaatcgactctagttatgtaactagtaacatacatgaggtgtggggattaggtttcccagttgttagagttctcctttatatagttttcaaatcagggtttgcaatccaagttaccttggtaacaaagtattcaataatcaccattagatgaaaaacctgattcaaccaagataatatttttcaactgttagatcgaacttagcttgttacacacaaatgaaatgtacaccGTACCTAAACGTCACTACACAATTTTTCCGGATTAGCAACAAAAATTAGCAACGGCTTAGCTGTTGCGAATTTTTGAGACGTGAAACCATGGAAGCAACGATGGAAACTGGATGTAAGGGCAGTTGAAGCCTGTAAGGCCGTTTCCTATTCAAGTTTATTTATAATCAACATTTCCATCTGCACTTATTAGTGATTCAATTTCAGGGTATGTAAAGAGTGTTTATatgttctgtttttttttgtattgctAGGTTCAATTGACATTGGAAATGAGAGATGTGAGAGTAGTAGGTAATGACCTTGATGGAAATCCTGCTATTGGAGAATGGTACTTCCTCATCCAGAAGATCTGTAATCATTATATAAAGTTGTTTTAGTTTCCATGGGATTATTATTATATGCCTTCATATTGTTCATTTGTAGTTTCCGTGTCTTAAATCTTTGTGGTTGGTGCATTTCATCTGTTTAGGTAGCTGATCGAAAGGAGTAGAAAGTATAAGCTTAGGGATCTACAAGAACGTATTGTGGTCATAGATCAAGACCGTAAACAATTGCGAAAGGTGAATGAGGGCTTGCAAAAGAGCAAGGAAGAGACACACCAGAAGATGGACAAGTTAAGTTGATAGATATACTTGAAAAAATATGTTCTAATTAGGCTATCATATGTTTACAAATTTCTTAAATTTTTTATATCGTTTACATGCGTACAAGTTTCAGGCAAGTGTATGAAACTAGTAATCATTGATAGGAAATCAAAGGATGAGGGAGATAAATGCATTACCAATTCCACTTTACAAAGAATTTTGTTGAGAGTTCAGTAAGTATGCTTCTTGAAATAAGAATATTTCTGCGAACCTTAGCTTGCTACTCCAAATTGTATTGTTTTCATGCACCGCACTATTTTTCCATATTAGAAACAAAAATTAATACTGTGATCCAAGATTAATGGATACTCTGTAGCCATTATTTTGATTCGATGCAGTATATTTTCTCCCCACTTCTTTGATCCAAGATTGATGCTTCTTACTAATACTAAATTTTGTTCAATGTGCAGCAATTGGATCTAACATTTAGACGCGACCCTAGAAATTTCAGGCTGCAGATTAACAAGTTGGAGTCCACGAAAGACAAGGAGAAAAAAGATGTTGGGACCTTTTATTACCTCAACTAAGGCATGCCAGAGGTTAAGTTCCATGTAAGTTTAATCGTCTCTCACAGACTCACAATTCACCTTGACCTCCAGTTTTGACTAATCCCTGTGTTTCTGGTCTTAATACTGCGCAGCAATTGGATATTGGGGACGGGGTCCAACCAATATCAGACCGTGGATTAACAATTTGGACTCCACAAAGACGGGGACAAGCAGAAATCGACAACTTACACAAATATCACTAGTAGAATATGGGTTTTTCAAGTCTGTTTGGATTTTATAAAAACGACTTCCAAGGATACTCTTAATGGACCCCGGCTTCAAAAGGTAGACGTTTAACAGGGTAGAGTAAACCGAGCTCTCCTCGCAGTCCTAATACCGAAggttattttattaataaaaaaaaaatactcgcCTTTACATGGTCCCATATATCTCTATCCATTCATTTTCTATCTTCGCCTCTCTATCCAAACAATCTTGTATCTCTTTCTTACTCAGTCTCTTCTAGTTCTCTTCTTTCATTAGATTCGTGCTATGAAATCATGAATCCAACTTCTTGTTCTCAGCAAGATGAATCTTGAGCCTATATCAAAGCAACCCAAACAACGCAATCTTTCATCagaaattaaaaaccctaacccATGTATCAGtagtaattaaaataaaattcgtAACCAAAGATCCACTTTATTAATTTGCTCCCGAAATCATCAGGTTAATATCaaacttgttgttgtttgatcaATTTGATAGACTTTTAGCATTATCAACGATTCTAATTTCTCTCATCTTATCTCGTTTTTGTAGTAAGGTGTTCCCTTTTCTACTTTTCCCTACAAGATAACTCCTCCAGTTGGTCGAAGATCTCTTCTCCTAGAGTAAATAGCAAAACCCTTAAATCTAATTTTGAACATAACTACTCCATGTTTCTATTTTTTATCTTTGAACCCTaactgattgattttttttttttagtcttttagGTTGAAGAAATCATCTGCAACTTATCAAAGAAGGATTTAACCCCATCATAGAGTGGTATTAATTTCATGATTCTCATGGTATCACTCAAGTTACAAGTGTTTTTCCGATTGAATTGTCTGGATTGGTctaatttggttttggtttgatatTTACGGTTCGGAAGTTCACAAGGTTTGTACATACTATTGGTTGAATATTTACTgtggtttttatgtttgttttttctGATCGGAAAAcagaaaaattgaaaattttaaattttggATCGTGTGTATTGCTGATATGGGGTTCAATTTGAGTATGGTAATTTGACTTTTACatgttttatttttctcttcATTTGTAGCCAACCGAAATCCTAGCGGCAGAATTTGAGGAGATCTTGCAGTGTGAGGGCAGGCATCTTTAAGAAACCAGAATCAAGTAAGGGGTTTTGAAGGATAATAACATTAAGGTTTGGGATTTTAGTTGGTAAATGCCCAACAATGAGGAGAATTGGGGTTTTTCTTTGATGGTGCAACAATATTTTACTTAGAAGTTCGACTTGGTATTAGTCAGGTGTATGTTAGAAATCATCTCTGGTTGTCACTTAGCTCTATCCATATAACATTGAATTTTTATGAGAATGACTACACTCTATATAATCTATATATATGGTTTGCACCTATAAGATTAATTTATTTTGTCATATGCGTCTAATTAAGAATTTTGTGTTGTTCTGTATCCAGGGTTTGATCAGGAAACAAGCCAAGGAAGCTGAGAAAAGGTCCCAGAATATAGTTGCTTAAATATATATTTGAACTTCTGAAACTATGTGTGGAATGGTTATTGCTCATGAGCAATAAGTTACTTAGTTTGTGGATATCAATTCAAATATGTAAAGAATGTAGGATTGACGTTTCTGTCAGTATTATGAGAATTTGAATACTAGCTACAGATGGGTTTTTCTCTTGTTTCAACTTTATTTGGTAATCAAATTCCATCTTGTTAATGTccttttatcctttctttgctcAGGTATTCAGATTGATGACGAGGTGCGACTCGAAGATGATTGGGTGCCTATGGATGAACAACTGGGTGCAGCAGAGCTTGAGGAGGTTATTCGAAAAAAGGAGGCGCATTCCAGTGTTGTGGTTCTTGAGAGTGTATGATCCATAAGCCTCAAAGACAAGGAAAATATTTCTGGTTTTGATATACCTATACACGATGTTTCTATTCCTCAACCAAGCAAGTACCGGAGCTTGTAATTTCTACGAAATCATATACTTTAGTAGTTACCAGTTACAACAATTAGTCATACTTGTGTACTCGTAGCATGGCTTACATAATACATGATCCCACGGTATGGTTTTAAGTTGAGTAGCTTCTGAAACTCATGTTTGGCATGATTTGGTGTGGGTCTTCAAATGTTACCAGTTGAATTTACTAATGTCTGCTCTATTTGATACAGGGTAGGTTTCACCGAAATCATACAGTTTGGATGTGAATCTCACTATGAAATGAGATGCAGTAACGAGATGCTTCGGTGTTTGTTTTATTCTTGTCCTAACAGTTTCAAATATGTCACCGGGGTAATCTTTGTTGTCGATGCCCTTGAAAGGTATACCCTACTATCCAGCCATCCCGTTCACAAGACTAACAAACCTGGCATTTTGTTCGTTGGTATACATCCATCCAAGGCACAACTATACGCTTCCCTAATGCCATGGTTTTAAGATTGTAATAGTAACTCTGATTTTGTACCTTAACTAATGTCTTGCACGTGCGTCTGTAATTTGAACCACATTATACCATAACATCATTACTCTGTTACATCTCAGTTGGGGTTACgtttcataatattattatcgGATGAGATAACCACTATTTGGCAGTCACTACAATAGTTGTAGCTGATGAGATAACCACTATTTTGCAGTCATTACAATAGTCACTACAAATCATGGTTACGTCTTAGTTCACATCTAGTTGTCTCTTTGTTGATCTTCACTGTATTTATGACTTGCTTCTTGCTTTCAGGGATCTTAAAATGCAATATCAGTCTCTTTGAACTACCACTTTCTGACTTAAAACCAAGTGAAGCAACTTCCTATTCCAAGTGTGCAGACTCCTCTTCTTCAAATACACCATCTAACATTCGCCGAGACTATGGGGAAGCATTCTGGTTATGTGAAACATTACTCATGTTTTCTTTGGTAATGTTGTAAAGTGATTTTCTTTTTAGATATCTTTATGTTTCGTAAATTATTTCATCTTTGGAACTGATTGTAGTTTGTCATAATAAAATTAAATCCATGTGTTCAGTGAATTTTCTGCAAATTTAGAACTTGAGTAATTGTAGTTTATTGGGGTTGTATAATGAATTTCTCGAATATAAGTTTAATTCATTTTCAGTTTCTTGTTTTGTGTCAATCATATTTTATTTCAGTTAAAGATTCAGTTAAAccaaatctttttttttgtattattaatTAATGAAACGTCTGTTTCCACCAGCTGCATGTTACAGGCTGTTCAGGGTAGTCCTAATTTGTAAGAATCAAAGAATCTCCAAAGCAGACGTTTTGAGGAGACTACAAATCTTAGGGCTCTCAGAAACAATATTTTTTAGAGGTTTTAAGTGTTTTTTTGGCAgactttttttttgcattttccactagtgtataTACAGTCTCTTAGATCTCTCAATACTGTGAATATCTAAGTATTGTTCTGATTCAAGGTTTCGGAACAATTGGGTGATCAAGACCCAGTGTTCTCCAAGGGTATGATTTACACatgcaaattttagggtttatttttatcttttttacgtGATTTTTAATGGTGTTTGGGATAACAGCTAGGTACACTgttagatattttggaatcatgcGTAATGTAAAGATTAATCATGCGTAATGTAAAGATTGCTTGTTACGTTTCTGTGAGAGGTGAGAAAGCTATGCAGCTTGTTGAAAGTGGATTGAAGGTCAAGGAATACGAGTTCTTGAGGATAAAATTCAGTAATACTGGATATTTTGGATTGTTCTTGGAATTAAGTAAactgttttcttgtgtttcaaAGTTACTGCATTTACATGAAATTTCTAGTTCATGTTTATGTATAATAGCTGCTGTTAGTTTCCAGGAAAGTAATTGTGAATGATCTGTGTGTTTGAATGACTTAATATTTTGATTGAGCTGAATATGGTATTAGTTTGTTGTATAGTGTACCAGTGAGTTGTGAGTACATAATATTTCAGGATATTCAGTTGGATTTTTATGTTTAGAGGTTGAATTTTTGAGTTCTAAATTTATATCCAGTTAGGCTGAAAATGGATGCATCTTAGCTGTTTAGGCCATTGTTTAAAGTTACTTTAATCAGTGTTTCTTCACTTCTTTGACTTGGTGTTTCAATTGTATTCTTGCGCAGTGAATGAAGCATTTAGACTATGAGTGACGAACGCAAATGAGCAAGATGGGAACTGGAAAAGTGCTCAGGCGACACCATCAATGAATCAATAATGATGCATCACCATCGTCATGCTCTGCAATCCATGTGAATTGGTTTGATGGAGCAGCTAGTCGAGGTGTCTACTGCTTGTACCTGCTATAGCGATTACTGATAGAGGTGAACACCTATCCCTTGACCGATATTAAATCTAAAGTGATATATTACTTGTGTTATGTGTATAACTTCTTATGATGCTAAACTGATCTAGACAGACCACATTTGGAATCCATCATCCTAAATCTTAACTtgtgtatatttttttctttgataCTTTATCTTTATTAGTATATCAATTGCTTGTCATTAATGTGAATTTGAGAGACATATCTTAACTTGTGCATATTGTTTTTTCTGCAGGAAGTTATTGGCGTTGAAATGTTTTTGGCTTGTTGCTCAAAATTTTCATTTACACTTTGTGCTTACTATCTTCGTTCATTTTTGGTTCTGATCTTTGCATATTGTGCTCATATTCTTGGGAATGAACATCCTTCTACTCACATCTGTTTTGTCACGAAGACCATCAATGTTGGGTGAATTCCATCAAAACTGCATGTGATTGAGCTTGGCACCCAGCCAGGTCTGCTAAAGAACAACCTAAGATTAAGGTCCTTGTCCTCCTATTTTTTACAATTAGTCATATATGAACTTAaaagacatttttttttgttgtacttATCATTCTTTAGAAATTTAAGAAATGTTTACAGAAATTTTTTACTAgtaatctgattttttttattattaatggAGGAATTCTTTGTTCAATGCGCACTTGACATCTCTTTTAGTAATGCTTATATGTTTTCAGTGAAattggtgatagacgcatttatgtgtctattttgttctcaatattctgtattgttagactcgattaagtacttattgtgttattttgtgtttttgtagatgtttttagagaaataagcctttgcgacgAAATGaactcgaaaagtagtgtttcaCACcacaggataatgtaccggaggcacctgagaaatgcaccggaagcgtcccagaaatgtaccggaggaacccagaaaaattactatttccaccccaaaagtactatttccaccccaattgctaaagggacacccgtacaggattagggggaggacacttttcttctcataattcaaattttggaaaaaggcgggaaatttctaaacagttctggcagaatttcgatcgtcaaaatgaaggagttatgggtcgattcaatggctgaaacttggaaggaagatgtgattaagcctaaggaagatattttgggtgtcgggtccAATCGAATTTGGCTataattggctagggaagccacgaactcaaaacagagacacacgtacagggaggagaaaaacacgagttttggagagttatggacgtgtttcgATCGAGTTTGATGGCTTCAGCAACACTCTGGGTGATTACAACATGATTTGGAGCGTGTTGGAagagatttggagcgtggagaagttatttttggaaattattctccgaaataagaaaaaaaatattccgagtaaagaaggattttcacgagttatttcgggggatttgatgatgcatgtgagtatataaaggttcTTTGGGTCGAGTAGaggggttgtcgagagttgggagaagataggagagcgcaggaagcagaaatcacgagttgagtttctgctgctgctgccactgatgaaggccaagaacacgaagaacggacttgcatagacagtctttctccaacagtgtttacgacgcagagcagtgggtcgtagtgtgggtATTGCAACAAcataacatttgtatcgttcttcttgtaacagttgaacagcgcctttgcaacagttatttctgttgcaatttttctgttcaattgttttactccctttaatcaacttttgagctttatacatgtattttgattttatgattaatatgaggagctaaaccccaacactggggcgacggaggaagccttaattcatccatgtggtaattttatttaattctttatttactttttgcaccaattttaattgaattaagattttaattaattatttgtgatttcatttgatgatttatgcttagtcctagggatttttgatatgccatgcttaataaatacaagtaatattttataaaatctactttggcaaagaatagagttaatattcattttgttttgaattataattgcctagaattaatttctgaaccatttaagaaatgaatttggctgaatcctaagccccagtttctcgcaccagtgttaatattttttggaatatatatttttatttttaaatctttacaagtccgagcaacgaacttttactaccactttcaaaactacaacaaaatggcgccgccgacgcggacttgtatatagatttttttttatttttttttaggtttattttttttattatttgttcctttttactttgtctttttttctttgatttacaggttcgaagtggagcactaaggacttggagaggaaaaagcttaaagcgaaaagagaagaaaaaaggacaattttagaatttaatttttaattttttgttcaataaggccatagggaagaagaaatttataagtcaagcaagaaatcaaagagaagagttaattgtcaaggttctatgaggttcgagagtttatcatcaacagttgaagaccgaagaagacgttatttctactgagcactgtgagagagtcgaagaaagatgcattttggttgctttgttagtctgctttcaatctggcacaaaatctttctagcactggtttaactcatcacacgtaattagtccagctgtgtagcagatgtccctctcatttttatctctctcctaatcttatccagctgtaaagcagcggacgcatcttataatgtttatctagctgtatagcggatatctctttatctagcagtcgtgtggatgtgtctccccttttcttcagtcagctttagagctgacacctttaatttctctggcattctagttacttggagataggttgagaatatgtatgtcctcatagctctttggatacttctgaccaattagaagtcatggtttttgtgggtacacctctgttaaacccacccgagattaactcggttttatttttttttagttttgctcgaggactagcaaataataagttttggggtatttgatagacgcatttatgtgtctattttgttctcaatattctgtattgttagactcgattaagtactttttgtgttattttgtgtttttgtagatgtttttagagaaataagcctttacgacgaaatgagctcgaaaattagtgttttacaccccaggataatgtaccagaggcacctcagaaatgcaccggaagcgtcccagaaatgtaccggaggaacccagaaaaattactatttccaccccaaaattactatttccaccccaattgctaaagggacacccgtacatgattagggggaggacacttttcttctcataattcaaattttggaaaaaggcgggaaatttcaaaacagttctggcagaatttcgatcgtcaaaatgaaggggttatgagtcgattcaatggctgaaacttggcaggaagatgtgattaagcctaaggaagatattttgggtgtcgggtccgatcgaatttggctagaattggctaggtaagccacgaactcaaaacagagacacacgtacagggaggagaaaaacacgagttTTGGAGAGTTATGGCTCCAGCAACACTCTGGGTGATTACAACATGATTTGGAGCGTGGTGGAAGATTTGGAGTGTGGagaagttatttttggaaattattctccgaaataagaaaaaaaatattccgagtaaagaaggattttcacgagttattgcgggggatttgatgatgcatgtgagtatataaaggttcTTTGGGTCGAGTAgaggggctgtcgagagttgggagaagataggagagcgcaggaagagaaatcacgagttgagtttCTGCCGCTGCTGCCACTGTTGAAGGCCATGAACACTAATAACGGACTTGCATAGACAGTCTTtctccaacagtgtttacgacgcaAAGCAGTGGGTCTAGTATGGGTCGTAGTTTGGGTATTGCAACAgcataacatttgtatcgttcttcttgtaacagttgaacagcgcctttggaacagttatttctgttgcaatttttctgttcaattgttttactccctttaatcaacttttgagctttatacatgtattttgagattatgattaatatgaggagctaaaccccaacactggggcgacggaagaagccttaattcatccatgtggtaattttatttaattctttatttactttttgcaccaatttttattgaattaagattttaattaattatttgtcatttcatttgatggtttatgcttagtcctagggatttttgatatgccatgcttaagaaatacaagtaatattttataaaatctactttggcaaagaatagagttaatattcattttgttttgaattataattgcctagaattaatttctgaaccatttaagaaatgaatttggccgaatcctaagccccagtttc includes the following:
- the LOC113286771 gene encoding uncharacterized protein LOC113286771; this translates as MSFYPFFAQVFRLMTRCDSKMIGCLWMNNWVQQSLRRLFEKRRRIPVLWFLRVVGFTEIIQFGCESHYEMRCSNEMLRCLFYSCPNSFKYVTGVIFVVDALERDLKMQYQSL